AAGCGAAAAATACCCCACATCTGCCAAAACTGAAGTAAAATACCCCACAAAAAGCGCTATTGCGGTTAAGCCTTCAGATTTATAACGCAACGAATGCGCGATAATCCCCAAAGCCACAACAGATAAAAGTAATAGATCTAAAACTTGGCTATTAATTACTTTTGCCGCTTCAAAGTGATACATCGCATAAGTGGTAAAATAGGCGATCGCCCAACCGCCGCCTAAAAGCACTCGCCCATAATTAACAAATTTATCTTTCTTCTCTAACTTTAAACCTATAACTAAAAGGCCTGCCGCAATAGCATACCCAAGCAATACCTTGGCCAATGCGCCGAATAAGAAACCAAAACGGGCAACTGTATAAGTCAATAAAAACGCTACCCCTAAAGAAAAAACTATTATCCCTATTTTATTTAACCAGAATTTCCCTAAGTCCATCTCCAGGTCAGTTTTCTTTATAATAACTGCGGCGGGTTTTTCTATAGCAGTAATAGCAGGCTTTATTTCTTTAGGGGATGGAACTTCTTTTTTCTCTTCTAAGGTTAAGACAGATATTTTTACTTCCAAATTCCTGATCCTATCGCTTAAAGCGTTAAAATCATCCTGAATTGCTTTAAACTCATCTTTGATCTGGTTAAAAGAGGTTCCCGGGTTAATTGTTTGCGCATTAGAATTATCACTACCCGCTTTAGGCAAAATTGAAACTATTAACAATGCCACCGGCCCCAAGGAAAACCCTAAGAAAAACCATGTCAGGCAGCTTCTGTTCTTAAGTTTAGCGACATAAACACTTGCGGCAAAACACGCCATCCATATCAAGAAGCCATTAAACATTATTCCGCTCCTTTTTTATAAGATCGACATTACAGTTAATGCTCCTATTTTAAAACACAAGGATAAAATAGCAAGTATTCTTTAAGATTTTTGCTTTAAGAATGAAATAAGATTGTGCAGGATAATAATAGGCTCTGGAGGGCAACCGGGAATATGAAGAACTACCGATCCCGTGATAGATTGGATATCGCCTATGGCGTAATAGGAATCGCGGAAGATCCCTCCTTTTAACGCGCAATCTCCGACAGTTATGACAAATTTTGGCTCAGGCATGGAATTAAATGTTTTCTTAAGCGCAAGCGCCATATTTCTGGATACAGGCCCAGTTACTACAAGCGCATCCGCGTGACGGGGAGAAGCCACAAAATCTACGCCAAAACGCTGAATATCATATATAGGATTGCTCAAGGCAATAAGCTCTGATTCACACGCCCCGCAGGAACCGGTATCCACTTCTCTTAAATGCAAAGACCTGCCATAAAGTTTATGGATAATCTTCTTCAGCTGTTCCCCTGCAGAATCAATCTGGCGGCTTGATTCATCCTGCGGAAGGATAAACTTCTCTGTAAGCAGCCCCTTTTTAAAACTATTATTAATAATGTCAAACATAGGATTTATAAATCGTTACCCGCGTAAGATAAGTCAAAACTTTTGTTGCACACGGGGAAATCCGGGACAATGTTTCCTAATACGGAAATTGAAAGCCCTTGCCAATTCTGAAAAGAAGGATCAACAATTTTACAGCGTTCTATTTTACCATCTGAAACCTCCAGCCAATAGATAACCGGCCCCCGAGCGCCTTCTACAGCTCCAAGAGCATGGCCCTGAACAGGAAAATTAATCTTAGGGCTTTCTAAAACGTCTGTTTGTTTAGCAAAAACATCTATTAAGCGCAAAGACTCCTCTATTTCGTCAAGCCGCACGATTAATCGCGATAGCACATCACCTCTATCTTTTTTAACCAAGCGAAAACCTGCCTGCAGATAACCTTCAGGAAATACGCGCCTTAGATCCAAAGAAACCCCGGATGATCTGCCAGCTAAACCAACCACTCCAAAGTCCTCGGCGGTTTTCTTGCGCAATATGCCGGTTTCATCAACCCTGTCCATAAAAGACACACTGCCGTAGAGTATACCCTGCGCCTCTTTTATGTCGCGCTTAATAAGCTTTAATTCATCAAGCATATACGCGACAGCCTCTTTGTCAAAAATATTGCGCGCAAAACCCAAAGATAAAACTCCTTTAAGATACCTATGCGCTGAAAGCTTTTTATTTAATCGCAATACCCTTTCTTTAAGAACAGATATAAATTGCGCGGGAAAGCTAAAACCTACATCTAGGGCAATGCCGCTTATAGCGGTAAAGTGATTATAAATTCTTTCCAATTCTAAACAAATCGCTCTTGTGTTAAATACGCCTGATGCGATTTTAACCCCTAAGATCGCTTCAGCTGCGCGGCAGAAAGCCCAAGAATAGCCTATTACCGAATCACCAACCACACATTCAGACAACTTTAATCCCTGCTCAAGAGTTTTTCCTTCAAAAAGTTTTTCTACTCCCCGGTGAGTAAATCCAAGGCGAAGCTCTAAGTTCACAATCGGCTCTCCGGCAACGCTAAAATGAAAGTGCCCGGGGCCGATGATCCCGGCATGCACCGGGCCAACAGGAATTTCAAATATCCCATCGCCTTCAACCTTATTAAATTGATATTCTTTTTTAGAAACAGCTTGAACAGGCGTAAAATCTTTGCGCAAAGGCAATGTTCCTTCGGGGCAAACTTCTTCATGCAAAACAAGCGATCTTTGATCGGGATTTCCTTCTGGGATAATCCCAAACATCTCTTTTATTTGCCGCTCAAATAGCGCAGAAGAATAGATATCACAAGCCAAAGAATCAAAACTTAAAAAGCCCTCTGCAACAGAAATAACAATAGAAACCCACAGGGGAATTTCCTTAGCCAAGAACACGCATCTTATTTCAAAATTTCCGTTTACCTGCCTTTTGTCAACGGCAAAAAGCGCCATAACCGAAGAAGAAAGCTTTGTGTGCATAAAAAGGCAGGCGGCCTTAAAATCCTCTTTGTTTATGCGCACCTCTATTTCCATGCTATTTAAAAACAATACCTCAATCGGGTTAATGTTTTTTGCGCGCAAATCCCGGATGATATTTTCTGCCTGCATATTAAACCCCTCTTATGATGTCTGTTGCCTTATTAAGCAACACCTGTGCCTGCGGCAACAAACCCAATCCGAATAAAACAAGATACAAAGATAAAATAATGAAAACTATTTTTACACTTAGCGCATCTTGAGAAGGTTCAATGGTTTTTGGCTTATTACCAAAAACTACTC
The Candidatus Omnitrophota bacterium genome window above contains:
- a CDS encoding hydrogenase, which gives rise to MFDIINNSFKKGLLTEKFILPQDESSRQIDSAGEQLKKIIHKLYGRSLHLREVDTGSCGACESELIALSNPIYDIQRFGVDFVASPRHADALVVTGPVSRNMALALKKTFNSMPEPKFVITVGDCALKGGIFRDSYYAIGDIQSITGSVVLHIPGCPPEPIIILHNLISFLKQKS
- a CDS encoding NADH-quinone oxidoreductase subunit C codes for the protein MQAENIIRDLRAKNINPIEVLFLNSMEIEVRINKEDFKAACLFMHTKLSSSVMALFAVDKRQVNGNFEIRCVFLAKEIPLWVSIVISVAEGFLSFDSLACDIYSSALFERQIKEMFGIIPEGNPDQRSLVLHEEVCPEGTLPLRKDFTPVQAVSKKEYQFNKVEGDGIFEIPVGPVHAGIIGPGHFHFSVAGEPIVNLELRLGFTHRGVEKLFEGKTLEQGLKLSECVVGDSVIGYSWAFCRAAEAILGVKIASGVFNTRAICLELERIYNHFTAISGIALDVGFSFPAQFISVLKERVLRLNKKLSAHRYLKGVLSLGFARNIFDKEAVAYMLDELKLIKRDIKEAQGILYGSVSFMDRVDETGILRKKTAEDFGVVGLAGRSSGVSLDLRRVFPEGYLQAGFRLVKKDRGDVLSRLIVRLDEIEESLRLIDVFAKQTDVLESPKINFPVQGHALGAVEGARGPVIYWLEVSDGKIERCKIVDPSFQNWQGLSISVLGNIVPDFPVCNKSFDLSYAGNDL